A genomic stretch from Helianthus annuus cultivar XRQ/B chromosome 1, HanXRQr2.0-SUNRISE, whole genome shotgun sequence includes:
- the LOC110873700 gene encoding 20 kDa chaperonin, chloroplastic, with translation MAAAQLTSTCFLPSFDGLRSSTSKASSVVVSMPFRSLTLRSTRGLVVKAATTVAPKYTSLKPLGDRVLVKIKAAEEKTVGGILLPSTAQTKPQGGEVVAVGEGRTIGDKKVDIGLQTGTPVVYSKYAGTEVEFNGLSHLILKEDDIVGILETEDVKDLKPLNDRVLIKVEEAEETTAGGLLLTQATKEKPSFGTVIAVGPGLLNEEGNRTGVPLSPGNTVLYSKYAGNDFKGADGSDYIALRASDVMAILS, from the exons AACATCCAAAGCTTCATCTGTTGTGGTGTCTATGCCTTTTAGAAGTTTGACACTTAGGTCGACCCGTGGGTTAGTGGTCAAAGCTGCAACCACTGTTGCTCCAAAG TACACTTCGTTGAAACCATTGGGTGATAGAGTTCTTGTAAAAATCAAGGCTGCAGAGGAGAAAACTGTAGGTGGCATACTACTGCCATCAACGGCACAAACGAAACCTCAAGGTGGTGAGGTTGTTGCTGTTGGCGAAGGTAGGACGATTGGAGACAAGAAGGTGGACATTGGTTTGCAG ACTGGTACCCCAGTTGTATATTCCAAGTATGCAGGGACCGAGGTTGAGTTTAACGGCTTAAGCCACCTTATACTGAAGGAGGATGACATTGTTGGTATCCTTGAAACCGAAGATGTTAAGGATTTAAAGCCTCTTAATGATAGAGTTCTTATCAAG GTTGAGGAAGCCGAGGAAACAACTGCTGGTGGATTATTGCTTACACAAGCAACCAAGGAGAAACCCTCGTTTGGCACG GTGATTGCAGTTGGGCCGGGCCTTTTGAATGAAGAAGGAAACAGAACAGGAGTGCCATTGTCTCCAGGAAACACTGTTCTTTACTCAAAATACGCAGGGAACGATTTCAAAGGAGCCGATGGTTCAGACTACATTGCTCTTCGTGCTTCCGATGTCATGGCTATTCTTTCTTAG